One stretch of Armigeres subalbatus isolate Guangzhou_Male chromosome 2, GZ_Asu_2, whole genome shotgun sequence DNA includes these proteins:
- the LOC134212422 gene encoding carnitine O-palmitoyltransferase 1, liver isoform isoform X2: protein MAEAHSAVAFSFSITHEGWHLNYDREVLHLVWQSGIRSWKKRLARFRSGVHNGVYPAHLQSLWLVIAVAVALHFSQRRVPFNLVSKFLGLLPGDTVGYQVTACGLAGLFFWLCICYTMRYSLKLLLMYKGWMYEKRAPGSKVSLPTRLWALLVKVLATWNKPGLYSFQGSLPRLPLPSVKDTMSRYLRSVRPLLDDDNYTRMERLAKEFENTIAPKLQRYLLLKSWWSTNYVSDWWEEYVYLRGRGALMVNSNFYGIDAIFTKPTSIQSARAACVIHMLLQFRRTVERQELEPILVQGLVPLCSWQYERIFNTVRVPGVETDKIVHYQDSNHIVVLHRGCYYKVVIYHNGRILRPCEVQIQIEEILNSKEKPQPGEELLASLTAGDRTKWAKIRESVFAKGVNKTSLHLIESAAFVLSLDEHPFEFDMAHPEKLDQLGRYLLHGNGHDRWFDKSFTVCVGSNGRIGFNSEHTWADAAVMSHIWEMLIMEETHPRYDENGNTIGIPEFEPPKPKRLAFDLDNAVALDAIQEAHLSAQQLLNDVDLRIFVHDAYGKGLMKKCRLSPDAYLQMALQLAYYRDAGKFSLTYEASMTRLFREGRTETVRPCTIESSAWVKAMEDPTVGVEERVKLLNNACDRHQLGYQDAMCGNGIDRHLFCLYVVSKYLELDSPFLKEVLSEPWRLSTSQTPHGQTSKMDLKKHPDCISAGGGFGPVADDGYGVSYIVAGEDLIFFHISSKKSCGTTNSERFAQQIARALADIKHLFEQYKAHQQKQKSVTNGTAN from the exons ATGGCTGAAGCCCATTCAGCTGTTGCATTTTCCTTCTCGATCACCCACGAAGGATGGCACCTGAACTACGACCGGGAAGTGCTGCACCTGGTGTGGCAGTCCGGTATCAGATCCTGGAAGAAGCGGCTGGCGCGGTTTAGG AGTGGCGTACACAATGGCGTTTATCCTGCACATCTTCAGAGTCTCTGGCTGGTAATAGCGGTCGCCGTGGCACTCCATTTCTCTCAGAGGCGCGTTCCATTCAATTTAGTTAGTAAATTTTTAGGATTATTACCCGG TGACACGGTAGGCTATCAAGTGACGGCATGCGGTCTGGCGGGTCTCTTCTTCTGGCTGTGCATTTGTTACACAATGCGATACTCGCTCAAACTGTTACTAATGTACAAAGGATGGATGTACGAAAAGCGTGCCCCGGGTAGTAAGGTTTCTTTGCCG ACGCGATTGTGGGCCCTTCTTGTCAAAGTATTAGCTACGTGGAACAAACCCGGTCTGTACAGTTTCCAGGGATCTTTACCACGATTGCCATTACCTAGTGTCAAGGACACTATGTCGAGG TATTTGCGATCGGTTCGTCCATTGCTGGACGATGATAACTATACGCGCATGGAACGGTTGGCCAAGGAGTTCGAAAACACGATTGCTCCCAAACTGCAACGCTATCTGTTGCTGAAAAGCTGGTGGTCTACTAACTATGTGTCTGATTGGTGGGAGGAATACGTTTATCTACGTGGTCGAGGTGCTCTGATGGTGAACAGCAACTTTTATGGAATTGATGCCATCTTTACGAAACCCACTTCAATCCAGAGTGCTCGCGCTGCTTGCGTTATCCATATGTTGCTGCAGTTCAGAAGGACTGTCGAGCGACAGGAACTAGAACCCATTCTAGTCCAGGGGCTGGTCCCGTTATGCTCTTGGCAGTATGAGCGCATTTTCAATACTGTTCGTGTTCCGGGCGTTGAAACCGACAAGATTGTCCATTATCAGGATTCTAATCACATTGTGGTGTTGCATCGTGGTTGCTATTATAAAGTTGTCATCTACCATAACGGACGTATTTTGCGGCCTTGTGAAGTACAGATACAGATCGAAGAGATCCTAAACAGCAAGGAAAAGCCACAGCCTGGAGAAGAACTGCTTGCGTCGTTGACTGCAGGCGATCGTACCAAGTGGGCCAAAATCAGAGAATCGGTGTTTGCCAAGGGCGTGAACAAGACGTCGTTACATCTGATTGAAAGTGCGGCATTTGTGCTTTCATTGGACGAGCATCCCTTCGAGTTCGACATGGCCCATCCAGAGAAGTTAGATCAACTGGGACGATATTTACTGCATGGAAATGGGCACGACAGATGGTTCGATAAGAGTTTTACGGTCTGCGTTGGATCCAATGGAAGA ATTGGATTCAATTCCGAACACACTTG GGCGGACGCAGCTGTGATGTCGCACATCTGGGAAATGTTGATCATGGAAGAAACCCATCCGCG ATACGACGAAAATGGAAACACCATCGGTATTCCAGAGTTTGAACCACCAAAACCGAAACGTCTGGCGTTCGATCTTGACAATGCGGTAGCGCTGGACGCTATCCAGGAAGCACACCTCTCCGCGCAACAGTTACTCAAC GATGTTGACCTGCGCATCTTTGTCCACGACGCGTACGGCAAGGGATTGATGAAGAAGTGTCGTCTATCGCCGGATGCCTACCTCCAGATGGCACTGCAGCTGGCCTATTACCGCGATGCCGGTAAGTTCTCGCTCACGTACGAGGCATCGATGACCCGCCTGTTCCGCGAAGGCCGTACCGAAACCGTTCGTCCCTGTACGATCGAGTCTTCGGCGTGGGTCAAGGCGATGGAAGATCCCACCGTTGGG GTCGAAGAGCGGGTTAAACTGCTAAACAATGCATGCGATCGTCATCAACTGGGCTACCAGGATGCCATGTGTGGCAATGGAATTGATAGGCATCTGTTCTGCCTGTACGTCGTATCCAAGTACTTGGAACTGGACTCACCCTTCCTGAAGGAGGTGCTCAGCGAACCGTGGAGGTTGTCCACTAGTCAAACACCACACGGTCAAACCTCCAAAATGGATTTGAAAAAACATCCAGACTGTATTAGTGCTGGTGGCGGCTTCGGACCCGTCGCCGACGATGGCTACGGTGTGTCATACATCGTCGCCGGCGAAGATTTGATATTTTTCCACATTTCATCCAAGAAGAGTTGTGGAACGACG AATTCGGAAAGATTCGCCCAGCAGATCGCCAGGGCTCTGGCCGACATCAAGCACCTGTTCGAGCAATACAAAGCGCACCAGCAAAAGCAGAAAAGCGTAACCAACGGTACGGCCAACTAA
- the LOC134212422 gene encoding carnitine O-palmitoyltransferase 1, liver isoform isoform X1 has product MAEAHSAVAFSFSITHEGWHLNYDREVLHLVWQSGIRSWKKRLARFRSGVHNGVYPAHLQSLWLVIAVAVALHFSQRRVPFNLVSKFLGLLPGDTVGYQVTACGLAGLFFWLCICYTMRYSLKLLLMYKGWMYEKRAPGSKVSLPTRLWALLVKVLATWNKPGLYSFQGSLPRLPLPSVKDTMSRYLRSVRPLLDDDNYTRMERLAKEFENTIAPKLQRYLLLKSWWSTNYVSDWWEEYVYLRGRGALMVNSNFYGIDAIFTKPTSIQSARAACVIHMLLQFRRTVERQELEPILVQGLVPLCSWQYERIFNTVRVPGVETDKIVHYQDSNHIVVLHRGCYYKVVIYHNGRILRPCEVQIQIEEILNSKEKPQPGEELLASLTAGDRTKWAKIRESVFAKGVNKTSLHLIESAAFVLSLDEHPFEFDMAHPEKLDQLGRYLLHGNGHDRWFDKSFTVCVGSNGRIGFNSEHTWADAPVMAHVWEIIVAEEQTTKRYDENGNTIGIPEFEPPKPKRLAFDLDNAVALDAIQEAHLSAQQLLNDVDLRIFVHDAYGKGLMKKCRLSPDAYLQMALQLAYYRDAGKFSLTYEASMTRLFREGRTETVRPCTIESSAWVKAMEDPTVGVEERVKLLNNACDRHQLGYQDAMCGNGIDRHLFCLYVVSKYLELDSPFLKEVLSEPWRLSTSQTPHGQTSKMDLKKHPDCISAGGGFGPVADDGYGVSYIVAGEDLIFFHISSKKSCGTTNSERFAQQIARALADIKHLFEQYKAHQQKQKSVTNGTAN; this is encoded by the exons ATGGCTGAAGCCCATTCAGCTGTTGCATTTTCCTTCTCGATCACCCACGAAGGATGGCACCTGAACTACGACCGGGAAGTGCTGCACCTGGTGTGGCAGTCCGGTATCAGATCCTGGAAGAAGCGGCTGGCGCGGTTTAGG AGTGGCGTACACAATGGCGTTTATCCTGCACATCTTCAGAGTCTCTGGCTGGTAATAGCGGTCGCCGTGGCACTCCATTTCTCTCAGAGGCGCGTTCCATTCAATTTAGTTAGTAAATTTTTAGGATTATTACCCGG TGACACGGTAGGCTATCAAGTGACGGCATGCGGTCTGGCGGGTCTCTTCTTCTGGCTGTGCATTTGTTACACAATGCGATACTCGCTCAAACTGTTACTAATGTACAAAGGATGGATGTACGAAAAGCGTGCCCCGGGTAGTAAGGTTTCTTTGCCG ACGCGATTGTGGGCCCTTCTTGTCAAAGTATTAGCTACGTGGAACAAACCCGGTCTGTACAGTTTCCAGGGATCTTTACCACGATTGCCATTACCTAGTGTCAAGGACACTATGTCGAGG TATTTGCGATCGGTTCGTCCATTGCTGGACGATGATAACTATACGCGCATGGAACGGTTGGCCAAGGAGTTCGAAAACACGATTGCTCCCAAACTGCAACGCTATCTGTTGCTGAAAAGCTGGTGGTCTACTAACTATGTGTCTGATTGGTGGGAGGAATACGTTTATCTACGTGGTCGAGGTGCTCTGATGGTGAACAGCAACTTTTATGGAATTGATGCCATCTTTACGAAACCCACTTCAATCCAGAGTGCTCGCGCTGCTTGCGTTATCCATATGTTGCTGCAGTTCAGAAGGACTGTCGAGCGACAGGAACTAGAACCCATTCTAGTCCAGGGGCTGGTCCCGTTATGCTCTTGGCAGTATGAGCGCATTTTCAATACTGTTCGTGTTCCGGGCGTTGAAACCGACAAGATTGTCCATTATCAGGATTCTAATCACATTGTGGTGTTGCATCGTGGTTGCTATTATAAAGTTGTCATCTACCATAACGGACGTATTTTGCGGCCTTGTGAAGTACAGATACAGATCGAAGAGATCCTAAACAGCAAGGAAAAGCCACAGCCTGGAGAAGAACTGCTTGCGTCGTTGACTGCAGGCGATCGTACCAAGTGGGCCAAAATCAGAGAATCGGTGTTTGCCAAGGGCGTGAACAAGACGTCGTTACATCTGATTGAAAGTGCGGCATTTGTGCTTTCATTGGACGAGCATCCCTTCGAGTTCGACATGGCCCATCCAGAGAAGTTAGATCAACTGGGACGATATTTACTGCATGGAAATGGGCACGACAGATGGTTCGATAAGAGTTTTACGGTCTGCGTTGGATCCAATGGAAGA ATTGGATTCAATTCCGAACACACTTG GGCTGATGCTCCTGTGATGGCACACGTTTGGGAGATCATTGTTGCAGAAGAGCAGACAACTAAACG ATACGACGAAAATGGAAACACCATCGGTATTCCAGAGTTTGAACCACCAAAACCGAAACGTCTGGCGTTCGATCTTGACAATGCGGTAGCGCTGGACGCTATCCAGGAAGCACACCTCTCCGCGCAACAGTTACTCAAC GATGTTGACCTGCGCATCTTTGTCCACGACGCGTACGGCAAGGGATTGATGAAGAAGTGTCGTCTATCGCCGGATGCCTACCTCCAGATGGCACTGCAGCTGGCCTATTACCGCGATGCCGGTAAGTTCTCGCTCACGTACGAGGCATCGATGACCCGCCTGTTCCGCGAAGGCCGTACCGAAACCGTTCGTCCCTGTACGATCGAGTCTTCGGCGTGGGTCAAGGCGATGGAAGATCCCACCGTTGGG GTCGAAGAGCGGGTTAAACTGCTAAACAATGCATGCGATCGTCATCAACTGGGCTACCAGGATGCCATGTGTGGCAATGGAATTGATAGGCATCTGTTCTGCCTGTACGTCGTATCCAAGTACTTGGAACTGGACTCACCCTTCCTGAAGGAGGTGCTCAGCGAACCGTGGAGGTTGTCCACTAGTCAAACACCACACGGTCAAACCTCCAAAATGGATTTGAAAAAACATCCAGACTGTATTAGTGCTGGTGGCGGCTTCGGACCCGTCGCCGACGATGGCTACGGTGTGTCATACATCGTCGCCGGCGAAGATTTGATATTTTTCCACATTTCATCCAAGAAGAGTTGTGGAACGACG AATTCGGAAAGATTCGCCCAGCAGATCGCCAGGGCTCTGGCCGACATCAAGCACCTGTTCGAGCAATACAAAGCGCACCAGCAAAAGCAGAAAAGCGTAACCAACGGTACGGCCAACTAA
- the LOC134216144 gene encoding uncharacterized protein LOC134216144, protein MTAVVNILGSNGKLHPCRAFLDCGSQAHLVTKKLINMLNLPRLPAKVEIARKTTLSEMAKIQISSKHSDFQAQLDCLVTDRITGVMPSQPEAITPAHFLIGRPLTAIPEPTLEEIPVNRLSRWQHLQQMRDHFWRRWSREYLNTLQNRKKWTKHSENVTPGVVVLLKEDNMPPQTWKLGKIVKVYPGADSIVRVADVQTVAGVYRRPVSKLAPLPFESNYPQSDNASEPSPGGECSQPTLRKYNFPIPQSPYSRFPF, encoded by the exons ATGACCGCTGTTGTAAATATTTTGGGTAGCAACGGTAAATTGCACCCATGCCGTGCTTTTCTGGATTGTGGGTCCCAGGCGCACCTGGTGACGAAAAAGTTGATCAATATGTTGAATCTACCGCGCCTTCCCGCAAAGGTCGAAATTGCAAGAAAAACCACTCTTTCGGAAATGGCCAAAATTCAGATTAGTTCCAAACATTCTGATTTTCAAGCACAGTTGGATTGTCTCGTAACAGATCGAATCACAGGTGTGATGCCGTCCC AACCTGAAGCGATCACTCCAGCGCACTTCCTTATAGGGCGTCCACTTACTGCCATCCCGGAACCTACTTTAGAAGAGATCCCAGTGAACCGTTTGTCCCGTTGGCAACATCTACAGCAGATGCGAGATCATTTTTGGAGACGCTGGTCCAGGGAGTATTTGAATACGCTACAAAACCGTAAAAAGTGGACAAAACATTCGGAGAACGTCACCCCGGGAGTAGTGGTATTATTGAAGGAGGATAACATGCCACCTCAAACGTGGAAGCTTGGCAAAATTGTGAAAGTATATCCTGGAGCCGATTCCATTGTTCGCGTGGCAGATGTACAAACAGTCGCCGGTGTATATCGTCGTCCAGTATCTAAATTGGCCCCACTTCCATTCGAGTCAAATTACCCACAATCCGAcaacgcttctgagccttccCCGGGGGGTGAATGTTCGCAACCAACATTGCGAAAATACAACTTTCCCATCCCTCAAAGCCCATATTCCCGCTTCCCTTTTTGA